The Chelonia mydas isolate rCheMyd1 chromosome 20, rCheMyd1.pri.v2, whole genome shotgun sequence genome includes the window ATAGCACCCAGCAATTGGCTGCTCCAATCCCGTTACTGCTTTTGGCAGCCAATGAGAATCCCCGGCGCAAAGGAGGAAGGGCTGGTTGTGGGAGGAGCCGCTGtcccttggccctgcctcaggaACGCTTGGCACAAGCTGGAGTTTCCCAAAAAAGCTGCAGGCAGTTAGAAAAGGCAGCATGAAATTCTGACTTGCTGCCCTGGGTGGGAGCAGCGAGCCCACGGAGCCGGGACACTCCTGCAGAGCACTCGCACCAGATGCCCAACAGGTCTCTGGAGGGGGTTTGACACCCCAAGGGCGAGGAGAGGCCAGGGGATGGGAGGGCAAGTTACTGACAAATGCATAAGACAGTGGAAGTTAGACTCAGATCCCATCAGTGGACCAGTCGCAGCCTACCTGAAACGGCTTCCTGACAGAAAGCGACCCAGCGGCTGCAGGATAAGAGCCTGGAGCAGCAgggtccagtgggtagggcactacactgggaatcaggagacctcaGCTCTATTCCCAGCCCAGCCGCTGATCTgctgggggaccctgggcaagtcaacgtaactctgcctcagtttcctcatctataaaatgggctaATCGCCCTGGCTGTCCTTTGTGAAGGGCTTTGAAGTCTACGCACGAAGCGCGCTGGGTAacagctaagtattattatctcctTTCTTACTTTCCTTCTGGTTTATGAATAGTTTTTTGTAATGGCTTCTCTACAGCGCTCAATAGAGTATCTGGGGAGTTAGCCAGCACTCTACGACAGAGAGGTGGTATCCctgtgttacagatggggaaaccgaggcacagagtcgGGAAGTGACTCAACCAAGGTTGCACAGGGtctacagcagagccaggaattgaacccacgtctcctgagtcccagcccagcacctcgTTCATGTGATCATCAATCAGAACAGACCTGCAAGCCCCACAGCTTTCAGCAGTCACCGCAGCTCAGCGGCATGCTTCTTGTTTTGGCTGTTTAATGAACTCACTGATTCCGAGAACCAGCATAAAACGGGAGGCTGtccaaattaaacaaaaaacaaaaacgccTAAGGGGGGTGCCTTAAATCGACATCTTGGGGGGAAAAGAACTGGCCAAGGAAGGTGCAGTTGTGGGAAGGTGACGCAGATGAGTCCAACACCACGCTGCCTTCCCAGGCCTCAGGAGTGGGTGATTCCACGACTCAGTGAAGCTTATGGACCCTGGTGCAGAGGGAACACTTTCCCCATCGCTGGAAGACAGCTTCCTCTGGGCTGGAGCACAGCAGTCACCCTGTTCCAGCAATGCTGCAGCACTGGTGCATGATGGGAAGTGGGGAACAACACTGATTGAGTACAGGGGACCAGCCATGGTATCCGGGCTAAATACTTTATGTGGCAGCACCCCGCTTCCCTGCGCCCTGCCAATGGCTTCTGCCCTGTTCAAGGGTGTATTTCGCTCCTAGAGTGGTGACTGCTGACTGGGCTTGACCTCCAGGCAGCCATCTAGAGGTGAACGAAAGCCTCCAGGCTCCGTTTGTTTACAACGAACAAAAAGaggtatttcttcacccaacgcacagtcaacctgtggaactccttgccagaggatgttgtgaaggccagtataCCAGGCTTAAAaaaagataagttcatggagaataggtccatcaatggctattagcaaaactatgctctgaagtgtccctagcctctgtttgccagaagctgggaatgggcgagcagggatggatcacttgaggattccctgttctgttcattccttctggggcacctggcatgagccactgtcggtagacaggatactgggctggatggaccattggtctaacccagtctggctgttcttatgttccctgGCTGACtagccccccgccccaagcagcaGGGGACCCTCACTTACCGGTCCGTTTGCTGCAGAGCCGATCCTTGACGTTGTCACTCTCATGGGAGAAGAATTCAATGAGCTCATCTTCATACTCCTCGGCGATGCTCTCGCACTGCAACAGGGTCCGGAGAGGGTCAGAAAACCTGCATCCTGCCTCCCCTAGCACTGAGGGGGGTCACACGGGGCAGCCACAGCAACAGTGACAGAGAGGAGACACCACGGCTGGGCCCTGCtcgacacagccccagccacagaAACAGCAGCCCCACCAGTCCATGGCCTGCTCTGCGGTGGCAAAGCACAGTGGTCAGGCTGCGGGGGGGGTCAGCGCTCTGCAGTCCAGGAAGAGGGGTCAGGGTTAAGCACTAGGGTGTTGCTAGCGAGAGCAGCCTGGTGTCTCCCACTCATCCACCGgtgcccagcaccagcagggcgGGGGCTACTGCAGCTGAGAGTCAAAAGTCATCAAGGTCCCCCCTTCAACTGGCAGCTGAGCTCTGTCAGGGGAGCCCCACGTACGCCCAGCGCCTCTGCACTCACCGCAAACTTCAGGCGGGACGTCACGTCCCCGTCCATTTTGGTCTCAGAAAGGTCCATCTTGGTCCCGTCATGGGAGATCACGCGGACGTAGCTTTTCCGGTGGGTGGCGGGATCCACCTTCTCCCCATACTCTTTCATCTTCTCACAGACCCGCTCCAGCAGCTCCGTCAGGTGAGCTTCGGATCTGGCGTAGGGCACCTGGGCAGAACCACAGCGATCTGACAGGCTAGGCCAAGTGCATTCACCGTGCCACTCGCCCAAGAGACAGCCGCAGCACCTGAGCCCCAGCACGGTCATAACCGTGCTTTGCAAGCGTTGGCCgagccgccctgggagcggcgaCAGTGCTATCCGCTCTCTACACAGAGGCAAAACGACTCGGCCGAGGTGACGCAGCGAGCCAGGGGGGCAGGtctgcacagaacccaggagtccccactcccagtcccaccccctgcccacaaaTTCTCCAGAGACAGAAAAGCCCAGGGGTCCTGGGTGCCAGCCCCCTGCTACATCAGCCAACGCTGCTTCTCTAGGGCATGAGCCGCTACTACAGAGAAGCCATTCTCAGCCCTCACAAACTGGCTTCATATTCCAGTGCCGCCAATCAGAAGAGGAACCCCCCCTTCCGCGGTTAACAGCACCCAGTGGGTGCCTCAGCCCCCCTTGGAGTCTTTCTGGGGGAGGAAAATTAATGAAGTGGGATCTTCAGGACCCACTCccttctccatccctctccccacaacACATGGCTGCTACTTCCAGTAGGGCTTTATTGTCAATTTACCATCCACCCTTCCCCTCTcaaacctgatttttcagagactcCTGCCGCCCCAGGGCAGGAGAGAGGTACCCGGCTGGGCAAGTGCAAGACACCCTACCTCCACGACCGACTGGCTGCCGTCTGGGTTGATACGGAACGACCCCATCTGGATGGTTTTCTTGGGATCCACCTGGGAGATCTCCCACTCCAGCTCGTCCACCAGGGCCCGACAAgctagagaggagagagagaactcaGTTGCATTAGTCAACATGGTGAATCAGAGGGAGAGAAGCAAACGGCTGTTACccagcctgcctcctgcagccctAGGCAGGTCAGAAACAACAGTTCAACAGTGCACCGTCCGTCTGGGAGCAGCAACTAACCCTGGTACAGTCACTAACGAGATGGTCTCCTTCTCAGGGTCTGCACTGTGGCTAGCCCAATGGGAGTCAGAGCCTGAGAGAGGATCTGCTGCTCTAACAATAATCTGCACTTACTTAGCGTTAACTAACCCGATCCCCATTTGgctgatagggaaactgaggcatggggcgcAACTGTCACACAGCGACCGAGCTGGAAATGCTCCCTTTACCTCCACAATGGAGATCCTGACTACTCCAAGCAAGGACACTGTTCAACAGGGACACCAGGATGACGGACAGGCAGAGCGTGTGAGAAACCCAGCCATTCATCTTCCCCGCAGGCTGGCACAGTGACCTGCAGAGAGGCGGAAAGGATTCAGTGCTTCCAGATCACAGCTCCTCCTCTCAGCCACGAGGGGTCCAGCAGGCGCTCTGTGGAAACCCAAAGCAAACTCTGCTTCTGCTACAGCGAATCCCTCCCGGTTCCGACAGCAGCCCCTTTAGgggcttgtctacctgggagccgTGTCGAACACTGGTCTGATTTTACTGGTATACCATTATAACCTCCATGCTTACGCCAGCCTGAGAATGGCTCTCTTTGATTTAGCTTAAACCAGAAAAGACCCTGCTACAGCAGAGTAACAGAGAACGTACCCTGGTATAACTACAGCATTTCAAATTCCCACCCTATCAGATCCTGTTTAACCCCCCCGGCAGATTTGCCCTAGGAATTGCTCTTTCCTGCCCCAACAGCCCAACCCATCATGCCGGGCCAGCATTTACAGTGCCAAGGGCTCTGTGGCACAATCGTTCCCTGTTTCAAAGCGGTCCTCCAAGGAGCAGCCGTTTGTCTGCTGGGCTCAGGTTGTGAGCACAAAACAGGGACTGTGCGGCGGGCCGGAGGCCACAGGGTTTGGCAGTTTGTAGCTGCTCTTTGCTGGTTACTGGGATCGGTCAGTGGCCTTTCCGCCGGGGCATCCCTACAGAACCTAGCGAGATGGAGAAAGTGCCCTGGGGCTGATGGGCACCGGGGAGTCACAGCATCCCCCCAGGACAGAAGGGAACAGCAGCCCATCACAGAGCCTTGGGGGGCCAGCTGACATCCTCTTTCCATGGTTCTGTAACCTGCTCCCCAGTGTGCCCCACTTCCTGCCAGCGCCCCCCACACTCTGCCCTCTCAGTATCCCCCAGAGGTCCCCAAAGAGACCTCTCTAGCTCCCTGTTATGTCCGTAGATACCCCCTATGCCCAGGACCCCCATACACCCTACAGAGATCCCTATAGGGACTCCCCAACCCAGATGCCCCTATATACCCTATAGAACCCTGTATAAAGACCCGCGCTCCCCTATAGagccccccctcacacacccccttaGAGCACCCTGGACTCAGGTCCCCCCATACACCCTACAGGGACCCCTCTCCCCTCTAGAGCCCCCCATACACCCTATaggccccccccacaccctacaGGAACCCCTCTCCCCTctagagcccccccaccccgagccccccATACACCCTACAGGGACCCCTCTCCCCTctagagcccccccaccccgggccccCCATACACCCTACAGGGACCCCTCTCCCCTctagagcccccccaccccgggccccCCATACACCCTACAGGAACCCCTCTCCCCTctagagcccccccaccccgggccccCCATACACCGTACAGGGACCCCTCCCCTctagagcccccccaccccgagccccccATACACCCTACAGGGACCCCTCTCCCCTctagagcccccccaccccgggccccCCATACACCCTACAGGGACCCCTCCCCTctagagcccccccaccccgagccccccATACACCCTACAGGGACCCCTCTCCCCTctagagcccccccaccccgagccccccATACACCCTACAGGGACCCCTTAGGGCCCCGCACCTGAGACCTGTCCCGGCCCCGCCGCTCCTCCGGCGGGCGCTGAGTCCGCCCGCtcccgagccccgccccccggggctGCCCCGCCGCCCGCCTGACCCGCCGCGCTCCCGCCACCGCCGCCGCCCCAGTCCGGGGATCCGGTGAGgtgaggggcggggcggggcggggccggctccggctccggctccggctccggctccggcagCGGCTGCCAGGGCCTCTCCGGCGGGGCGGCCGGGCACAGGCACGGCTTAGGGCAGCTAAGGCGGCGGCAGGACCCCGGGCGCACAGCGAGGCCCCAGCTCGCGTGGCGTTGGGTTCCACGCGAGCAGCAGCCCGGCAAGGGGCGGGGCCTGCGCGGATGGGCGGGGCAGGGAAGTTACACAGCTGGGCGGAGGGACCGACCCCCAGGGGGGCtagggaggggggtgtgggggttgcgggggttgcagctgggggaagggtaTCGGGGGGCGTGGGGGTTGCAGCTGGGGGGAAGGTATAGTGGGTGTGCGGGTTGCAGCTGAGGGGAGGGCATCGGGGGTCGTGGGGCTGAGGGGGGTGTGCGGGTTGCAGCTGAGGGGAGGGCATAGGGGGgcgtggggctgaggggggcgTGGGGGttgcagctgggggaagggtaTCGGGGGgcgtggggctgaggggggcgTGGGGGttgcagctgggggaagggtaTCGGGGGTcgtggggctgaggggggcgTGGGGGttgcagctgggggaagggtaTCGGGGGTCGTGGGGGttgcagctggggggagggtatAGTGGGTGTGCGGGTTGCAGCTGAGGGGAGGGCATAGGGGGgcgtggggctgaggggggcgTGGGGGttgcagctgggggaagggtaTCGGGGGTCGTGGGGGttgcagctggggggagggtataggggggcgtggggctgggagggggcgtgggggttgcagctggggggagggtataggggggcgtggggctgggagggggcgtgGGGGTTGCAGCTGGGGCTAGGGAGGGGGGCGTGGGGGttgcagctgggggaagggtaTCGGGGGTTGTGGGGGttgcagctgggggaagggtaTCGGGGGttgtggggctgaggggggcgTGGGGGttgcagctgggggaagggtataggggggcgtggggctgggggggcttggttgcagctggggggagggtataggggggcgtggggctgggagggggcgtgggggttgcagctggggggagggtatAGTGGGTGTGCGGGTTGCAGCTGAGGGGAGGGCATAGGGGGGTGTGGGGCTAGGAAGGGAGGTGTGGGGGttgcagctggggggagggtatAGGGGGGCGTGGGGCTGGGAGGCGGCGTGGGGGTTGCAGTTGAAGGGAGGGtacgggggggtggggttgcagatGGGGGGACATGGGGGCACAGCCCTGCTCTGAGGTCATGGGGAAGGAAGTGGGCTCCTCCTGGCAGAAGCTCAGGCCGGATCGCTGaactctggctcccagcccctctgctctaaccactagaccccactccccgccctgAGCCACCaccaaaacccaggagtcctgcctctcaGCCACTCTGCGCCAATGACTAGACTTCCTCCTTTTCCTTGGTCCCTGTTGTCTGTGCCCACTCGTCTCCACGATGCTCCATGGCTAGCGAGTGGCcacacagcaggagaggggactAGGGAGCCCTGGCAATGACTCTGCCCTAGCTGTGCTGGAGTCGATCATCCCGACAGGCACTTTGCCTCCTCTGCATTGAGAGCAGCCAGTTTTCGGGGGGACATGCTCccccctgggagccctgggctaTAGCCGCTCCTGAATCTCCGGGCAGGGCAGCCAGGTGCTGTTGCTCGCCGGCTTATACACCAACCGGGGCACTGGGCTCCCCATGCAGGGTTAGATCACGTAGCCCCAATGCACTGGAGACAGGGGCCCCCCCAGGAACTAAAACTGGGGGGGTTCTTGAGTCCCCATTTTTAAGGGGCTTTAATTCAGGAGACAGGCCAGAGACTCACCTGGACGGCTGCCATGTTCTGATGCAGTGATCCGGGATGCTCGAGGCAGGTTGACTCTCCTGCTGTCAGGTGGATCTGCAGCGTCTCTGtcctgggagagagacagagcgTTCCGCCGCGCTCGGCCGCCCCCTGCCCATGTCAGAGTGACTGCATTAACCAAGGTGACAGACACAAAACCTCGCTGTCTCAGCAAAAAACTTCCTGCCAACAATCCCCAGCCACGTGCCCAGAGCCACCTTAGTTCGTTAGGGACCAAGCAATGACCGTAgcagctccagctggagcagggggtctgGAGCCAtccatgcccccagcccccccaacagAGCTGGTGGCTGTCCCAGCTCGGGAGCTAaccggggaggggagaccagtGGGGAAAACCCAGGGATGGTGGGAAGCTGCTGAGTCAGTAGGTGATTCCTTGCCTCCCTTTGAGTCATGCCCCAGGATGCTGTGAGGTGGCGTGTTTCCAGGGAAATGCAAAAACCCAACCGGGCTGCTGGGCTTTCCACAGGCGCTAACCCTGCTGGCCTGGCCAAAGTCCAGCGCTGGTGACAACATTCTGAACTCGTTGCCCCCCCTCCAATTTTAATTGCATGCAGGAGTCTTGTTCTCCTTGCTTCTGCGCTGGACGCTGTTCAAGATCTGTCCCCCCCGAGGTGGCTGCATCACCTCCCAGCCAGCTCAGCCCTGCTTCCTGGTTCTTAAAGTCTGGGAGATTTGCACCAGCTCCCTCTCCTTGCCCCCCCTGCCTATGAGGGGGGGCCTCCTGCTCTGCAGACCGTGAGGTCTGGAAGAGCCTCCCCTAACCTCAGACTCACTGGCTCACCTGTAAAcatctccccactccttcctctgcgcttcagttcccccccccccgccctaagGGGGGCTTCACTCCTCGTGCTGGGGAGCATCTCGTCCCATTGACCTTAAAGGCACCGGTCGCCcagttgggggtggtggggacagggactgtcacCTCGGGGAAGCACTGTGGGCTGTTTGTGGGGATGGATCCTTtctcagctgggagctggcaggcTGGCTCCCTGTGCGCTGCGCTGAATGTCCGCGGAGACGGGGGCTGTTTTGAGCAGGAATTCCCATCCCCTTGTTCGCTCTGCAGAACCTGGGTTTGCAGCGTGAGCCACGGAGGGCCCCAGACCCAAGCCGTTACTCTCCCGGCCATGGCAGGAGCAGGACTCGCCCGACCGGGATGTCTTCAAAGCAGGAATGCCAAGGGCTCCTCCGCACAGGGGCCACTGGCACCAATGCAGCCACATGGAGCACAGAGCCAGGCATTCTTCACACCCGTGCACATTCTCCACACGAGGGGTCTGCACAACCCCCCCAGCGCAGACAAACACAGAGGCGTGGGGGTGAACACAGATGTAGCCACTCATTACACGCCCCCTTACGTTGTTCTGGCTGCTACAGCAGAGGCAGCGTGGTCAAGTGGCTGGAGCAGGATTCTGAGTTCAATTTCTGACTCACAGCATGACCTAGGGGGATAAGTGACTCCCCCAGCCTCTTCTGTCCAAGCCGAGGGTAACATCAGGGAGGAGGAGCCcggtaaagcactttgggatcagCAGTGGGCAAAGGCCAGGGCAGAACCACCAACCAACGAGAAAGGAGGAGACAGGTCCACAGGCAGATGCTGAAGGCACCGGCTGGCCACTTTATGTATTCGGTACATGCCAGAGATCGCTGAGCGCACCTCAGACCTCGCAGAATacaaggggagggggagttaaAAAGACCAGAGGGTACGAAGGGGACAGAGCCAGCCCTGGGGCGAAGCAGGGGCCACTCCGCTGATCCCAGGGCCAAGTCCCAGCTGGGATCGACGTGTGATCCTGCCAGCCCAGCGTGGATGGAGCAGATCCTCACGCTGCTGCTCTGACTGGCATCCCTGTACAGCCCGGCATCCCTACACACCAGTGCCTCTTGGTGCTGATGGCGGGACAATGCGAGTTCAGGGCTTCTTCGTCCTGCCACTCATCCACTTGACATTATCACCGGAgcgggcactgggctggggccagtCTCAGTCTGGGAGGTGCTCAGGGAACTCGCTGAGCAGCTCCGGTCCTGCTGGCATTAACGCTCCAGGAGTTTATCCAGCCAGTCTTCAAGGAGGTGGCAACCAGGCCTGCCTCAACAGTCGACCCCTCAGCAAAGCAACAGGCTGGTAACGAGACGACACAGCAACACGCCCAATGGGGGGCCCTCTAGCAAAGCAAATTCTGGATGCcaatccccacccctccctgcttCACACAGCTTTTATATAAAACACCCTAAAAGCCCAGGGGCCTGGCCGCAGCACCGAGGGAGATGGGCCCATCGCCCCGGACGGCAGGGCCTGAGCGTGCTTGTGGAAGTGGTGTGTGCACGTGCGATAGTGCGTCAGCTGTCCCTGCTTGGAAGGGCGATGGGGCAGCTGGCCGGAGATTTGGAGGCAGATGTGGCCCTCTGGAGCCATCCCAGCAGTGGCGGTCTGTGAAGGGGGATCCTGGCCAGCAGGTAGCCCGTGGTGACCCCGCAgcaagggctggggcaggagcaggtgtCAGGCTCCCTGGTGAGCGCCTGGCTGCCAGCTGAAAATCAGCCTCGTCCCTTGTTTTGAAATCcacatttgttttctgtgtgaTCTGCGGTCACAGACCGGTCAGGGCCCAGGGCTGAGTGGTGGAGGGTCCTTCCTGGGAGAACGCACAGCAGGACAGAGCGGGGTCTCACCGGGTCAGAGTGTTAGCACGGCCGGGAACACCGCAGCATCTGCCAGAAACACAAATATGTGCGGGTAACCAAGGGGCTCGCGCCAGGCCCCATGCCCTAGTGCAGCGGGAGGGGCGCACAGGAGCGGGGAGCTGCCCAGAGTCACCGCCCCGTGTTCGGACAGAATCCAGGACTCTGGAGGCGCCTAGCACGGAGCTGCAGCGAGAGGAGCAGAGCGGGCGGACACTTGCTCCTGCCTGCCGCTGTGGGATCTCACCCCGCTGAGCGCTGCAGGTTCGGTCTCCGCTCCGCAATGGAGGGAGACCTGCGAGCGCAGGCGCTCCGGGGGGTGCGCTCCGTGCACACAGAGGAGGGGCGGCACCTTACTTTTGGGGCTGCTCTGGCTGTCTTGCTCTGGCACCTTCCAGTCCATCTTGCGGCCCTTCTCGTAGAGGCCCTTGAGCACCTTGCGGAAGTCGTCCGGGTCCGTGGCGTTCTTGCTCAGCTCCAGGTACTTCCTGTAGAGCTGCAGGGCCGTCCGAGCGTCCTCAATGCTGTCGTGAGTCTCGCCCTggatcttcaggtctggggatgCAGGGAGGGTTTGTCAGAGAGGGCACTACAGCCCCCGCCCCGATTCCCAACCCACACAAGGGGatttcctccccctcctgctgaTGAATACAGGGGGTCAGTCCTCAGTCCTGACTGGGAGccccctgctcccatccccatccagctctgctgatgGGCCGAATCCCaaccccagcacctcctgtccTGCCCTCCGCACACACAGCTCTactgatgcccctcaatcctgacccacagcagcAGTCCCCGTCCCCAGTTCCAGAGCAGCTCAGAGTTCCggaagcagggtggggctggaggtgccCTTCGTCTCTGAGCGACACCACAAGCAGCCAGTGCTGCCCTGTACCCGGGCCATGGGGCCGGCGTCCGTTTGGGGCTCCGGTGcagccctgcctggctgggcCAGTCGCGATCTAGGCGTTTCCACTAACCCAGGAAGTACCAGGCAAGGAAGCGCAGAGAAATCATCCTCTTCCTCGGCATGTGGAACAGATACACGGTATCAATCACCTGGTCCTTGGGCacctggcagagcagagagaatcTGACCACCTAGGTTACGCAGGGTTAgttcccccatcccacccaccgCCTACACAGCCCACCCCCAACTTGTCCCCCACACACCATCATCACCCCTACCCCAGACACAACTCCACCTCCCCTGGCAATCACACTGCTCAGTCCTTCACCCGTATCCCCCTTCCCCGGGTTCTGCGAGCACGCCCCCAGTGGGAGAGAGGACAGTTCCACTTAGGAAGGGAATTGAAGGCGCGTTTGTTGCAGGGGCTGGGAAATGTCCCGGGCTTTTACACAGGGAAAGTCACCATGAGGTTGATGACCCGGAAGTCCTTCTGCAGCCCGTGGCCCACGAATTTCACCCCAACATCGATGAGGAACCGCAGTTTCAGGTAGGTGGACTTAAGTGTGGTGAGGTGCTTGGAGGAGATCTTGGCATCCAGGTCGCCCGGCTTGATTCCTGAGTACTGGGTCAGGTAATCCACCACCTGCAAGGTGAGGGGCTGGTGATCACAGGgcgtgtgtgggggtgtgtgctgATGACTGCAGGGCAAGGAGAGGCTGGTGACTTGGCAGGTGGGTAGAGGGCCGGGGACCACCTGGTgactgcagtgggggggggggaaagcagtgacttcctggtggggggcaggcagcgTCAGGGGAGCCCCCCACAGCCAGGAAGCCCATGGTGAGGCAGGTGGCTGCCCCCCACTtggagtggggcggggcagggcaggggcaggtacCTGCTCCTGGGTGGAGATGTAGTCATCGATGAAGGGAATGCCCTCATTGGGGCCCTGGCCTCGCACGCACGTGATCCTAGCCACGGACATCTGGCTGGGCTTGATGGTGGATTTGGTGCCGTCACTGCgcagctctgcctcttcctgcacaGGGTCAAAGGAGCCgttggcaggggaagccccccaGCCCTCGCTGCCCCATCCCCTGGGAGCCAGGCCTCAGCCATCAGGAATTCCCGTGGCCCTTTGTTCTGGCCACTGCTAGACCCCAGCAGAATGGCTCCAGACCCGGCTCCTTCCCGACCCAGCGTCCGTCCCGGCTGCGGCCTCTACCTCGTTAAGCGTGACGAACTCGGCGTCCAGCCCCACCAGGTCGCCCACCTGGGGCATCTCATTCAGCATGAGCGGGATGAA containing:
- the CNPY2 gene encoding protein canopy homolog 2 isoform X1 translates to MNGWVSHTLCLSVILVSLLNSVLAWSSQDLHCGACRALVDELEWEISQVDPKKTIQMGSFRINPDGSQSVVEVPYARSEAHLTELLERVCEKMKEYGEKVDPATHRKSYVRVISHDGTKMDLSETKMDGDVTSRLKFACESIAEEYEDELIEFFSHESDNVKDRLCSKRTDLCDHALNIPHDEL
- the CNPY2 gene encoding protein canopy homolog 2 isoform X2, giving the protein MNGWVSHTLCLSVILVSLLNSVLAWSSQDLHCGACRALVDELEWEISQVDPKKTIQMGSFRINPDGSQSVVEVPYARSEAHLTELLERVCEKMKEYGEKVDPATHRKSYVRVISHDGTKMDLSETKMDGDVTSRLKFACESIAEEYEDELIEFFSHESDNVKDRLCSKRTDCCFPFKTEATV
- the CNPY2 gene encoding protein canopy homolog 2 isoform X3 produces the protein MNGWVSHTLCLSVILVSLLNSVLAWSSQDLHCGACRALVDELEWEISQVDPKKTIQMGSFRINPDGSQSVVEVPYARSEAHLTELLERVCEKMKEYGEKVDPATHRKSYVRVISHDGTKMDLSETKMDGDVTSRLKFASRPWTGGAAVSVAGAVSSRAQPWCLLSVTVAVAAPCDPPQC